One region of Microbacterium sp. M28 genomic DNA includes:
- a CDS encoding NAD(P)-dependent alcohol dehydrogenase — protein sequence MPSTVAAIVAPSATDRLTVSTIERRDVGPHDVLIDIRWAGICHSDIHTIKGDWGPQQYPLTVGHEIAGVVAEVGSEVTKHRVGDRVGVGCLVNSCGECANCTAGSEQYCLNGAIGTYGAKDVDGTITQGGYSTSVVVTEDFVLRLPEEIPFEKAAPLLCAGITTYSPLRHWNAGPGTRVAVVGLGGLGHMAVKLAHAMGAEVTVLTRTLAKKDDAIALGADRAFATNDPETFRELRGAFDLIINTVSAPIDVDAHLKLLALDGTLVNVGAPAEPLSLHVGTLIGGRRSFAGSNIGGIAETQEMLDFCAEHGISPEVEIVSASEVNEAWDRVLASDVRYRFVIDASTIAG from the coding sequence ATGCCAAGCACCGTCGCCGCGATCGTCGCGCCCTCCGCCACCGACCGTCTCACCGTCAGCACCATCGAGCGCCGCGATGTCGGGCCGCACGACGTGCTCATCGACATCCGCTGGGCGGGGATCTGCCACTCCGACATCCACACGATCAAGGGCGACTGGGGTCCGCAGCAGTACCCGCTGACGGTCGGGCACGAGATCGCGGGGGTCGTCGCGGAGGTCGGCTCCGAGGTGACGAAGCACCGGGTCGGTGACCGCGTCGGCGTCGGATGCCTGGTGAACTCGTGCGGGGAGTGCGCGAACTGCACGGCCGGTTCGGAGCAGTACTGCCTGAACGGCGCGATCGGCACCTACGGCGCGAAGGACGTCGACGGCACGATCACGCAGGGCGGCTACTCCACGAGCGTCGTCGTGACCGAGGACTTCGTCCTGCGCCTGCCCGAGGAGATCCCGTTCGAGAAGGCGGCGCCGCTGCTGTGCGCCGGTATCACGACCTACTCGCCGCTGCGGCACTGGAACGCCGGCCCCGGCACGCGCGTCGCTGTCGTCGGGCTCGGCGGGCTCGGCCACATGGCCGTCAAGCTCGCGCACGCCATGGGCGCGGAGGTGACGGTGCTCACCCGCACACTCGCGAAGAAGGACGACGCGATCGCGCTCGGCGCCGACCGTGCGTTCGCGACGAACGATCCGGAGACGTTCCGCGAGCTCCGCGGCGCCTTCGACCTCATCATCAACACGGTCTCGGCGCCGATCGACGTCGACGCGCATCTGAAGCTGCTCGCCCTCGACGGCACCCTCGTGAACGTCGGCGCACCGGCCGAGCCGCTCAGCCTGCACGTGGGGACGCTGATCGGCGGGCGGCGCTCGTTCGCCGGCTCCAACATCGGCGGAATCGCCGAGACGCAGGAGATGCTGGACTTCTGCGCCGAGCACGGCATCTCCCCCGAGGTCGAGATCGTCTCGGCATCCGAGGTCAACGAGGCCTGGGACCGCGTGCTCGCGTCGGACGTCCGGTATCGGTTCGTCATCGACGCCTCGACGATCGCCGGCTGA